acgATCTGCCTAATTAATTAACCTCGATGGGCATCCTTTAGACAACAATAAGTAAGTTAAGCGACAGTTAATATATACTGTGGGATACAATACATAAATCTCTTTgtcttttatactttatttaaaaatttttttttctcatttacttTGCTATTGATCGAAGCCTGTCAatttaaaataggattttttattgcagttgATGGATGATATTAATTCATTTCTGTTATTAACGCACTGGTAGGTCATGCACAGTTTGTTCAGTCCATTTGGTTGTAGTAGTTTCTCTATGGGTGTCCAAATGTTTTAAACACTGAATTAAGGCTCACAGAGTTgcgatgaaatttaaattttgcccTGATGCCATCATCTGATAAAAGTGtaatgaagaaaagaagaaatcaGACAAAATTATAAGGAGGTTGAAAAGTTCACGAGTCTGTCACATTGAATAGATTAGATAATATGGATAAGTAGTAGTAGAACTCCAATGTTTTGgcaaattattactataaatatttccaTCTAATCAatgtcttacttttttttcgtagAAATATCTGTATTCTTAAGAGCTGCTTTCCTCAAAGATTGGTTAAAGTTATTTGAAGTTTCGGCAACAGTTTTCTGATACTGATTTACTTTAACCAAGAGCTGCCAACTCACTAGTTCCAACTCTCCAggtcttatttatttattgttagataAACAAACGcacgctgtaaaaaattccggatcagattattgtataaattactgacactttgggtgcatcatttgaaaaatccatttttaacgtaaaatattatgccgtagttttacaataatattttttttaattagattgatTCAATAACTGTacggtaaatattactgtaaaaattacggtatatcagattatTTGTTCCGTAACACGTTGcggaaaaaatgcattttacagtaaaaataccCTGAGTACTTTATAACCGGAAAATATTCCGGAATTTCATGCAATGCAGGCTTGTgtgattattgaaaaatacgATATATAATCTCTTGccaagttgaaaaataaagaacacaACTTAGAAAAGTACGTCGCAAAGATACGTCCAAATTTAATGTGGGATTCAAACCTGATTCTTCCCAAATACACAGTGTTTGGCAGAACGGCAAGAATGCTCGATGGCGAGGGAGGATTCTGAATTTAGGTCTTTTATCTTATAACATATCTTCACATTTTTATCTTGTTAATTCATATATTTGAAGCATAACTTTTAGtaccattttaaatatgaggGAAAATTTTCAGCTAAATGTCTGTGAAAATGGCAGACTCGGTTGACAtcatatgctaaataatttagttatataatttctgatcataatttaaatatttatgcaattcattttttttgtttaacaaaaacACATTACAACAGTAGTAAATAACCAgtctttatgtttcaaaaataatctgaGAACGTTTTGCAGGAATGGTATCAAATTGTGtgcataaattttgcttttcttaattGCTCTCGCACAACGATTGTATTGCTTTTGTTCTTAtcgaattttttagaatattcatCATTGTTTATTGTCTCTGAacatgcaaaattttcaaattgatataaattagaacttttttgtcatgattgtttcaaatttaaaattggcgCATAATTTTGAGTACTCAAAACGCGTCAACTTTTttcgtattaataatttttgaagataataaaACTTATACTTTATTAAGTTTATCTTTCCTCCTCAGTTTCTTATGATCATTCatgtcatgttttattttataactttttttaaatttttaaattttttttttcatttatcattttactttttatgtttatagCTAAAGACATTCCGTGCAGAGTTGACGCTGATAGAAgttaaaagtagatttttttgagtagttaaaaatacattggcaaatttttttctaaacaattgtCTCCAAttcaatatcaaataaatatcaagCATTATTTTGATTAGTTGGTTACGTTTCTTAGTCATCAGTTTAATGGCCCCTCTTGCAAAATAAGTTAGTTATATGATATAATGACACCAACTGaagtaaaaagtacatttttattgtgTCTAAAAGTATGatagcatattatttattaataatgatttccAATACAACATCAAGAAGAAAGCGAATATTccttttgttactttttaacgTTTCTTATTCATTTGTTAGTTTAATGCAAAAACACTTGCAAACTTATGGGATATAATAACACcgattgatattatttattaatagtgatttaaaatacaacatcaagaataaagcaaatattcctttggttatttttaaatgtttcttatatatttataagtttattaatcTTACTTACAAAATAAGTAAGTTATAGGATAAAATGACACCGATTGGTACTTTTTACTGACAATGGTCTCCAATACAACGCCAAGAAGAAAGCGAATACTTTTTGGGttactttttaatgtttcttattCGCTTATCAGTTCAATAGTTTCACTTGCAAAATGAGTAAGTTATATGATATAATGACACCAATTGAAGAGAAAAGTAAACTTTTGCTAAAAGTGAAAGCACCCCATGCAgtcagaataatattttgtttcgagCTTAAAAATATCGATAATAAGTTTCCCTTCTTATAAGTCTTATTTGAAGTAATCAGGAGGAATGCTAAATTTTCAGCCTTCTGCCTTAGTATACGATCTTGTTCTTCAACTTCTGCCGCGAAgtaaattgtaacaaaaaataaaagtgcttgAAGAAACGGCGAAGAGAAATTTTCAATCTTATAAATCCTATCCTCGTACAATTTGTAACCGAGGAATTCAGCAAAGAACTCGaagataactaaaaaatttgttccaacCAAACAAAAAACGTGCAAAGAGAAGGTTTTCTCCATTTTATCAACTAATTTATAAACAGCAGAATatgcatgaataaatatttccacaTTTGCTTTTCCGTTGAGAGTTTTACCGCAGTCTTTAACTGCTTTGTTTAATGCACCACACCATCCTATGTAGACTATACTTAATAACGATGGCATCACTGTATTTACTAATCTAgacaaaacataataaaaaatcgaGATGATTGCTTTAATCCGTTGATCTAATATAACATCAACGTGATAAGATACAACCCAAAACCAATTACTACTACTTTCTTCATCGCTAAGGAAAagattgataataaatataaatataataccaTATATAAGTAATAGCGCAATGGTcatacagtttttaattaaattatatatcttttcaatgGATTTATTAGATTGCACTAAAGCTTTAAAGGTTTGTAAAAAGCaggtaatttctttttgttttatttttaatgtgatcCAATCGGCTAAAACAAACACTCTCCAGAACAGAtgccaaaaatttaattttttgcattgaaaatcTTTACAATAGTGCTGTATATGATAGATTATCATATAAATGTTGTAAATCTGtgtaaaaggaattaaaaaggCCGATATTCTATAGAGCAGATTTTGCCATTTTGTTCTTACACTTTTCTCGTTGGTCTTAATTCCTATCATGTAAAGAAATGTTGGAAAACCGTCATGTTTCATAAGCATGTTTGTAATGGAAGTAAATAAGtacagaaatttcattttgaatcttcttagttcaaatgtttttgttaatacTGTGAACTAATGCCCAAATTtcttatatagtatttttttttttgctcaatgacaagccattttttaataactataaataggCATAAAAATTTCGCTTTCAGTTTTCTAGTTCAACCGTTTATGTTAACGCGGAAAATTGATTCTCTTGATactcttatttttctattttgttttgagAATGTCACGCAAAATAAGCAAGTTTGTTATGAATGTAAATGCgtatagaaatttcattttccttCAAATATTTATGGCAATGCTGAGAACTCATTCTCTTGATACTCCTATAATGCTATTCACCTCTGCATTGTCACATTACAGAAGCAAGTTTGCAATGCATATAAATAAGcatagaaatttcattttttccttcttattccaaatattaatgtttatgaTGAGAACAGATGCTTGTGATACTGCCAAATTGGATGTTTTTTTCTACACAGTCATGTTATGCAAGCAAGTTTGCAATATATGCAATCAAGTaaggaaatgttttaattcatctttgttgaaatgctttatttttaattctgagaACTGATTCTCTTGATACTTTTACATTGCTATTCGTCTCTACATAGTGATGTTACAGAGGCAAGTGTGTAACGCATGTAAACACGAACAGAAGTTTCAGTCACGTTCTTCGTATTTCAAGTATTAACGTAAATGCTGAGAACACAGTCTTGTGATACTGCTGAATTGCTAATTTGTTtcttctatttttgttctatttttttacatagtcATGTTATATAAGTAAGTTTGTAATGAATTCTTATTTCTATATTGCTATATTTCTATATTCTCTTGTTATTTCtatattgctattttttctaaacagtCATGTTAAGCAAGCAAGTTAGTAATGAATGTAAAAATGcacgaaattttatttcccttcttcttagtttaaatatcaatattaatgtTGAGATCTTATGCTCTAgacattttttatatagtttgttCTCATTggtttaagctttttttatataaaaaaaattctagttaatGGTCACGCACATCAAATAACTTAGACATttacattcaaataattttgttaatattgagtattaaaaagttcatttcGATTTTGCATCATTAAGTCGACCTAACATTTTGatgtagtaaaagaaaaatgttgagAAACAGTTACGTTGGATAATGTAGttggaaaaatttcattttcacgCTTCTTaggtaaatataaattactgaCGTGCAATGAAAAGCAGGTAAACTATCATTTGCACAGAAAAGTCTGGAATTCATTCTATaagatgtaatttaattttccaattttctcCCTCATTAGTTTAAATATGTCTGTAAATATTGATAACTAATATTCCATAAAAAACAttgctgttttcttttttatatttttcatgttattttccGCTTCTATAATGTAGATAAATAGTCTTGTTcggtgaaagaaaaattataatacacatAATTAAGAACATAAGTTTTTCCTTCTTAATTGAAACGTTTTCgttaatattgaatataaaagtataaaaattgcattttagaaaaatgacagTTAATACTTGACGGAGcgtaaatcaatatttataacttattaccGTCTGTTAAATGTTAGGTAGATGCATTAACAATGAGTAACAATAAAGTGCCGTGAATTTGCTTATTGGAGAGTTATTGAAAGAAATCGGAGAATCAGTTTATAAATgcgtaaaaatgtttataaaacaataagttGAGTTATGGCATTCGACGacaacaatttcatttttaatttttttaacgaaatggcgtaaattgaatgaaaaataccttttaattatttaaacagatacaattataagaaataaaaagtaagataataTTTCTCCAATCGATGTCCTAAtgttcatttataataataatttgtggaTAAATTTAAGACTTTCGTTAACAATTCCACTATTTGTAGCAagtagtaaatgtttttttagcaaatcaaaaattataaaaacatatataaggTCTACAATGACAcaagaaagattaaaatttttggcaataatttctattttgtttctgatttctaTAACTGAAACCTCAAAAACAATAGCAAAAACTGCAACAAAGTGTCTATAAAACTGATTGCGTCTTTAAAGcatgaaaaagcaaaatttaatgtttatgctTTTATATCTACAATTATTGTGTAATGCATTGCATACACTGGTACATTATTTCGGTGACTAAATATACATTATTCggtaaagcatttttttttttaaatgagaactttctttttttcctttttttgctttaaagagATCTATTGTGGAAAATAGAGTgatagtttttgtaaatatatgtcTGGCGTCACAAAGCTATTTTATATGTTCTTTAAGTTGtaattattgtatttgttaAAAGAGAAAATGGCAACGATGTTTGTATTCTAATgttgattaaatgaaaatggTGAAAGTTAATGCATCGTGTCAAGTTATTTTCTACTAGAATTATTGTAATCTTGTAAAGTATAGAAATTAAATggaatcagaaaataaataagattagtACGACTGAATGAAACAATATTCAGGGAGATACTAACGACATTGTGGTGACCGACGAACGTGATTCTTTAAAAGGTACTGTGTCATTAAGCTTTAAATTATGGAACTCTTGATTAAGAAACGCTCGCCAATTAGAggcaattttaccaaaacttaCAATGCATTAACTAAATTGTTGGCGGAAGTAAATCCTCAGGAGGAAAAAATTACGCTAACTTAGAAAGAATTCATCAGGCTTTGGCGATATTGGACAAGGAAATCTGTGACATGTTATTAGATACTTCCGAACAGCAAAAATACGATGATGAATATAATGCTATCGaagaatataatgaaaaaatggtTTCTGCGAAAGTAAATTTCGAGTTTATTTTGAGCGAAAAACGCAAGTTTAGATAGAGCAAGTTTAGATGGTTGCTCGTTGTCAACaaaaaggaaattgaaattgccaaaaatagaattggtaaaatttagttCAGAGTTAAGAGATTGGCTTTCCTTTTGGAGCCAGTTCAAAAGAATACATGAGGATAATGAATTAGAAAATgaggataaattttaatacttaaaacaatGCATCAGCAAAGGAACAAGAGCTAGAGAAATAATCGATAGCTTTCCGCCCACAAGTGAGAATTATAAAAAGgcgattgaaaatttaaaatcccgaTATGGGCGAGATGAGttgttaattgaattttatgtgAGACAGCTTCTTCAACTGGttgtttaaaatgcaaaaggagccaaaaataaaattaacaccaGTAGTTTGTATGATAAGTTAGAATCATATCTAAAAGCGCTGGAATCAATTGGCTTAACATCCGACAAATGCGCCGCCATGCTTTTTCCACTTGTAGAATCGTGTATTCCGGAGGACATTTTTAGAGTATGGCTAAGAAACCCAGGCGCCAATGCAGATGATTCATCAAATAATGTTTACAGCacaaagttaaaaagtttattcGCATTTCTCAAAACCCAAGTAGAAGGAGACGAACGAATTCGTTTGGTGCAATCCAGTTTTGAAAATGATCGAAATCGTTTGGAGCAATCCAGTTTTGAAAATGAGCGTCGCCAACGAAAAGAGAAATCGCCACAATTTACTACTGCTAATGATTTGTTCTCGGGAACacttgaaaagaagaaaataaatcatccTTGTGTATTTTGTGACAAAGTGCACGACAGTAAGGAATGCTTTCACGCTCAAGCACTTAATTGGGAACAAAAGCAAGAAATTTTACGTAATAAGAAGTGTTGTTTTCTATGCTTGAAAATTGGACACAGATCAAAATTCTGCAAAACTCGGGTAAAATGTGTTTTGTGTAGCAAAAGGCATTTGGTGTATATGTGTCCAGAATTGCCAGCtaacaaaataactgaaaagaaATCCGACTTGACCTCGCCAAAAGTCAGTTTGATAAGCCATTGCAGTACAGAGGACGTGTTGCTTCAAACATTAATTGTGAAGTTGAAATCAAAAGGTAAAACACGCCAAGTTCGAGTTCTGATTGATAGTGGATCGCAAAGGTCATACATACCTGAAAGTACTGCTGAAACTTTCGGCTTGGATCCAATAGAGATGAAAAGTTTCATGCATGCATTGTTTGGCGGATTTAATACTCAGGAGAAGCATCATAAACTCTTTAAAGTACATCTTGAAGCTCTCAGTGGAAATTTTTCATGTGACATTTTCATGTGACAAGGTTTGGATCATCCAAAAATTTGCAGTAAGATCTCTAGACTTAAACAGTGTTCCTGGAATAAGGAATTGCAAGAAAGCAAAATATGGATAACAGATTATGGAGAAAATTGTCCtgatatagaaattttaatagaagCTGATTTTTGCGGCCAACTTTTTACCGGGAGCATACATAAGCTTAAATATGGCCTAATTGCGTGTGAAATTTATTTGGGTTGATAGTCATGGGTAAACTGCCTGGGGAGAGATTTGACCATACCTCAACCAACCTGATAACTTCCTTGTTTGTAAAAAACGCATCAATAGCCAATCTCTGGGAAATGGATATCCTTGGTATAAAAGATCCTATTGAAATCAAATCCAGAAAAGAAATGGAAGCAGCAGCTGTCGATCATTTTAGCAAAACTTAAACGAAGATGGCCGTTAAGAGGTTCATTTACCTTGGAAAGAAGCGAATTGAGAGTTGATTGACAACAGGGACATTGCagagaaaagaattatttcgaCATTTCTGAAGTTAATACGGGAGGAAAAGTATAATGATTACAATGCAGTTTTCAAGGATTGGGAAGAATCAGGAATAATAGAAGCAGTACCCGAAGAAGAACATCAACGTCCCTCTATTTACTTCCCTCATATAGCCGTTATAAAGGAGAATTCCACAACCAAAATAAGGCCTGTATTTGATGCTTCTTGTTATGTAAAAGGGCACCTGTCGTGAATGACTGTTTGGAGAAAGGCCCAAATCTTCTAGAAGAAATTCCACCTATATTAATGAGATTCCGTAAGGATAAGATTGGCGTAGTTTCCGACATCAGAAAGGCATTTCTCCAGATATCTGTTTCAAAGGAAGATTGCGATTCTCTCCGTTTTTTGTGGTGGGAGGACTTTGAAAAAAGACCAATGAAGGTGTTCCGACATCGGCGTGTTGTATTTGGACTTACATGCAGCCCATTCCTATTAGCTGTTGTATTGAATAACTTGATAGAAAACGCCCTAATAGAGATGCAGGAAACGGCCGACATCTTACGAAGATCCTTTTATGTAGACAATTCTGTTACCTTTTTGCCAACTGAAGAAAGAATGATAGCATTCATTCATCAATCGAAACATTTATTAGAAAGTGGCCGTTTTGACCTCAGAGGTTGGGAACATTCCAATTtctacgaaataaaaaattctgagaaacCCATATCTGTTTTGGGATTACAATGGGATAAAAACGAATATACTCTTTTTTGTGATATACAATCAGTTGaagaatcgaaaaaaaatgtgacaaagagaaatattctttcaactgtgaataaaatattcgatCCTCTTGGATTTTTATGCCCTGTGACAGACATTCCCAAGCTTATTGTGCAGCAAATTTGGAATCTCAAGATTGGTTGGGACGCAGAACTTCCAGAAgaaatccaaaataaatttgaagtctgGATTAAAGATTTAGAGTTACTATCCAGCGTTAAAATTCCCCGATGTCTTGATGTATGCCAGCCCAACTTGCAAATAAGCCTTCATGTCTTTATGGATACAAGCAAACTTGCATACAGTGCTGTTGTATtccttaaggcctggtttcttaggacaggacgccgtcagctggaaatcagcgctaacctctgattggtccatttgtgagtttgatagtatacgtcatcgaacgctcatcttgaactacaattgccgttcaactcaactgcagttggattacaacgtgacgttaaccacagaagcaatggcggacaacatccaacagcacattgaaatcagccaagattttgatttcgacattaaacatagcttcttcattaaacatagcactcttcatttagctcagctataatgtgttttttcttggacaaagtcattatttgtgctctaaaacactggtcgacaataacaaaatcaatacaaattcaaaataactatttgtttacgttattaacgcatgcgcaatgagagataatgtctgcgttggaccgaatgctcacgctgagctaacaaaaaagtatttttttggcgtcagctctacgtcaattttccgctgacgcccagataaggcgctagttctaagaaaccaggccttgagctaacaaaccagtattttgttggcgtcagcgggacgtcaacgtcccgctgacgcccagataaggcgcttgtcctaagaaaccagacctttaggAGGGTTGAAAGCAAAACTATAACGGTTCATTTTATTCAAGCGAAAAGTAGAGTCTCTCCTTTACTCAAGATGTCAATTCCCAGACTTGAGCTACTTGCATGCTGTATTAGAGCACGACTCGCCTATTCCGTAATGAAGGCAATGGATTTGCTTGGTGTGCCGACTACCTATTGGACAGATTCCTCAACTGCTCTCAGTTGGATAATAACGAATGAGAACTGGGAAGTCTTTGTTAATAACCAAGTAAGAGAAATCAGAACGCTTTCGAATAAAGATTCATGGAAATATATTTCCGGAGATCACAATCCTGCCGATTTACCTTCAAGGGGTTGTTCAATTAGTGCCTATTTAAGATTCAAGTGGTGGGAGGGGCCGTTATGGTTGAGACAAGGCGAAGAAGATTGGCCAAAATCAGAAGTACAAATAGATGAAGAGgaagtttcaaaagaaaaaaggaaaggtCTTGACTTATCGTCTACCCTTCTCGTTGCTGAGGAAGAGAGAAAATGGTACAACAGAAGGTTTTCGAAATATTCTCAAATACTTACAATGATTGCCTGGATACTGCGTTTTTCAAATAACTCACGTAAGAGAAATGATGAAGAAGGACTTCTTAGACTCAAGACCAAGTCGAAAGTTAATTAGATGCATTAATAAGGActcgtattttatttataaggtaTTAATGGCGCAACAGTTGAAAATTAGCAGAATTCAATGCGACACATTATCAAAGACCAAAAAATGtgagaaatgaaatgaaaaaaaactatcaagaaaaaggaattcaaatcaaaattacaagaagtGATTCAGAATGAAAGTAAGtagataatattcatttatagtTTACTATTAGTCAGTAATAAAATGTCATAATCCga
Above is a window of Parasteatoda tepidariorum isolate YZ-2023 chromosome 5, CAS_Ptep_4.0, whole genome shotgun sequence DNA encoding:
- the LOC139425634 gene encoding uncharacterized protein — protein: MLFPLVESCIPEDIFRVWLRNPGANADDSSNNVYSTKLKSLFAFLKTQVEGDERIRLVQSSFENDRNRLEQSSFENERRQRKEKSPQFTTANDLFSGTLEKKKINHPCVFCDKVHDSKECFHAQALNWEQKQEILRNKKCCFLCLKIGHRSKFCKTRVKCVLCSKRHLVYMCPELPANKITEKKSDLTSPKVSLISHCSTEDVLLQTLIVKLKSKGKTRQVRVLIDSGSQRSYIPESTAETFGLDPIEMKSFMHALFGGFNTQEKHHKLFKVHLEALSGNFSCDIFM
- the LOC139425635 gene encoding uncharacterized protein, translated to MRFRKDKIGVVSDIRKAFLQISVSKEDCDSLRFLWWEDFEKRPMKVFRHRRVVFGLTCSPFLLAVVLNNLIENALIEMQETADILRRSFYVDNSVTFLPTEERMIAFIHQSKHLLESGRFDLRGWEHSNFYEIKNSEKPISVLGLQWDKNEYTLFCDIQSVEESKKNVTKRNILSTVNKIFDPLGFLCPVTDIPKLIVQQIWNLKIGWDAELPEEIQNKFEVWIKDLELLSSVKIPRCLDVCQPNLQISLHVFMDTSKLAYSAVVFLKAWFLRTGRRQLEISANL